The following are encoded together in the Pseudodesulfovibrio indicus genome:
- a CDS encoding FadR/GntR family transcriptional regulator has product MSKKDKALEKLGQVIQDLELKAGDRLPPERRLVELLDVSRNTLRAILHSLEARGLVVIRPGSGCYLRVGISSAHDNPLDLNLSPGKAIADQLEAAYMVMPMIAEQAAERIGERHLEELKQCSVNISRSIFQKSAERVWSESLTFFRLIAVGTGNDFLVRTVEQVCSADMPAYDFFFSMRRDEREAIFADHIKLLHALRARDGEWARTITANYFLRMCRILEEREQVLMTDLVFRSLRERDEQDERNTA; this is encoded by the coding sequence ATGAGCAAAAAGGACAAGGCCCTCGAAAAACTCGGGCAGGTCATTCAGGACTTGGAGCTGAAGGCCGGGGACAGACTTCCCCCGGAGCGCAGGCTCGTGGAATTGCTCGACGTAAGCCGAAACACCCTGCGCGCCATCCTGCACTCGCTGGAGGCGCGCGGGCTGGTGGTCATCCGCCCCGGCAGCGGCTGTTATCTGCGGGTGGGCATCTCCTCGGCCCACGACAACCCGCTGGACCTCAACCTGAGTCCGGGCAAGGCCATCGCGGACCAGCTGGAGGCGGCCTACATGGTCATGCCCATGATCGCGGAACAGGCGGCGGAACGCATCGGCGAACGCCATCTGGAGGAACTGAAGCAATGCAGCGTGAACATTTCGCGCTCCATTTTCCAGAAATCCGCCGAGCGGGTGTGGAGCGAAAGCCTGACCTTTTTCCGGCTGATCGCCGTGGGCACGGGCAACGATTTTCTGGTGCGCACGGTGGAGCAGGTCTGCTCCGCGGACATGCCCGCCTACGATTTCTTCTTCTCCATGCGCAGGGACGAGCGCGAGGCCATCTTCGCGGACCACATCAAGCTGCTGCACGCCCTGCGCGCCAGGGACGGGGAATGGGCGAGGACGATCACGGCCAACTATTTTTTGCGCATGTGCCGAATTCTGGAGGAACGGGAACAGGTTCTCATGACCGACCTGGTGTTCCGGTCGCTCAGGGAACGGGACGAACAGGACGAGAGGAATACGGCATGA